The following DNA comes from Mucilaginibacter jinjuensis.
GCACCGCTTTCGCCCTGCGTACTGCCAATATCTAATATAATATGTGCCTGCTCGCTTGCAGGGAAAGTATATCGGTGGAAACCTACCCTTTTTGTGGCAGTCAGCTCTGCGGTGATGTGATAATCATCCAGCAGCACTTTATAATAACCGGGTTGGGCAATCTCGTTCTTACGGTCAAAGTGCGAACGGTAGCCGCTGTTGGCCACATCCAGATCGCCGGGTTTTACTTTCAGCTCGCCGATTGTGGGCATAAAGCTTACGCCGCCTACCTGCCATTCATGGAAATGCACAAAACCTTCGATAGAGTTTTGGCGGGTATCATAACCTACAGCTTCCCAGCCTTGTGCGTTACCATAATGGCCATTGGTTGATGGTGCAAGTTTAGCCATACCATCGGGTACGGCAGCCGGGGTATAAAAAAACCATCGGCTATGTGCAGTACCAATGTTTGGGTTTACGTATTGAAGTACATCTTGCGCTTGCGATGCTAATGGCAGCAGTGCCAGCAGACAAACAAGCGATTTAAAATTTATTTTCATGTTAGATGATATTTGCATGCTTTTCTACAAAGCAGATCAGCAAGTATATTATTTGTATTTTGATAACAAGGTTTGCACCCTTTGCATCCAGGCTTGGTCTACCCCTTCCATATTGGTATAGCGGCCTGCGCCATCCAAACCGGCATATTGGTAATAACCGCTAGCAGGGCTTTTCATCACCACGTTAATCTGGTCGATATTTGCTTTCGCATAAGTAAGCCAACTGCTGTTATGATCAGCCTCGTATAACTTAATCATAGCCTGCGAAGCCCAAACGCAATAGCATGGGTTAATCCTGATGTCTGTTGTATTGAATATAAAAACGTTATGATTGGCATCCCAAAGTGTCTTAATCATGGCATTGCCTAATGCCTGTGCTTTGGTTAAATAGGTATCGTCATTCATGGCCTGCACGTATAATAACTCGGCTTCAAGCATAATGGCATTATCGTAAGTAAACTTGGCAAGGTCTTTAGTCCCGTTCTTTTCAATCTGCCAGATGTAAAGCCCGGTAGCGCTGTCATACATCTGGCTGTTTAACCAGTTGTTTACAGATACGGCCCAGTCATGATAAACAGATTGCCCGGTAATTTTATATAAGCGTAAAAACAGCTGTAAAGCAAGCGCATTTGATTGCGTTGGTTTAACTGTTTTATCAGTCGCCCACCAAAAACCGCCACCAAAAGTTGTATCCCATTGGCCACTATTCATTAACCAGTTGGCACATGCTTTTGCTGCATTTAA
Coding sequences within:
- a CDS encoding glycoside hydrolase family 76 protein, with protein sequence MKNLLYGGVAILVVLIASCSKSKDTPSPAPPTGGGSTPPVTTVSTYLTNAKATHDFVTANYLTAYGSYRVNTTTNVNSAFEWYNASQLYADAAMVGLGDATYTTGMNKTFAWLNNLIDKNDVNGGYFAFANLDGSGGSGTKYVDDDSLTGMAYLEAYDVTTGTTQTNYLNAAKACANWLMNSGQWDTTFGGGFWWATDKTVKPTQSNALALQLFLRLYKITGQSVYHDWAVSVNNWLNSQMYDSATGLYIWQIEKNGTKDLAKFTYDNAIMLEAELLYVQAMNDDTYLTKAQALGNAMIKTLWDANHNVFIFNTTDIRINPCYCVWASQAMIKLYEADHNSSWLTYAKANIDQINVVMKSPASGYYQYAGLDGAGRYTNMEGVDQAWMQRVQTLLSKYK